From Homo sapiens chromosome 17 genomic scaffold, GRCh38.p14 alternate locus group ALT_REF_LOCI_1 HSCHR17_7_CTG4, a single genomic window includes:
- the CCL3L3 gene encoding C-C motif chemokine 3-like 1 precursor: MQVSTAALAVLLCTMALCNQVLSAPLAADTPTACCFSYTSRQIPQNFIADYFETSSQCSKPSVIFLTKRGRQVCADPSEEWVQKYVSDLELSA, translated from the exons ATGCAGGTCTCCACTGCTGCCCTTGCCGTCCTCCTCTGCACCATGGCTCTCTGCAACCAGGTCCTCTCTGCACCAC TTGCTGCTGACACGCCGACCGCCTGCTGCTTCAGCTACACCTCCCGACAGATTCCACAGAATTTCATAGCTGACTACTTTGAGACGAGCAGCCAGTGCTCCAAGCCCAGTGTCAT CTTCCTAACCAAGAGAGGCCGGCAGGTCTGTGCTGACCCCAGTGAGGAGTGGGTCCAGAAATACGTCAGTGACCTGGAGCTGAGTGCCTGA
- the TBC1D3B gene encoding TBC1 domain family member 3B isoform X1: MDVVEVAGSWWAQEREDIIMKYEKGHRAGLPEDKGPKPFRSYNNNVDHLGIVQSCPSWESAPQEGPCPPFPVPSPGLSPELERDRASPFWGSAPRLGPLQAPCSSSALPGLPYSETELPPLTAREAKQIRREISRKSKWVDMLGDWEKYKSSRKLIDRAYKGMPMNIRGPMWSVLLNIEEMKLKNPGRYQIMKEKGKRSSEHIQRIDRDISGTLRKHMFFRDRYGTKQRELLHILLAYEEYNPEVGYCRDLSHIAALFLLYFPEEDAFWALVQLLASERHSLQGFHSPNGGTVQGLQDQQEHVVATSQSKTMGHQDKKDLCGQCSPLGCLIRILIDGISLGLTLRLWDVYLVEGEQALMPITRIAFKVQQKRLTKTSRCGPWARFCNRFVDTWARDEDTVLKHLRASMKKLTRKQGDLPPPAKPEQGSSASRPVPASRGGKTLCKGDRQAPPGPPARFPRPIWSASPPRAPRSSTPCPGGAVREDTYPVGTQGVPSPALAQGGPQGSWRFLQWNSMPRLPTDLDVEGPWFRHYDFRQSCWVRAISQEDQLAPCWQAEHPAERVRSAFAAPSTDSDQGTPFRARDEQQYAPTSGPCLCGLHLESSQFPPGF, from the exons ATGGACGTGGTAGAGGTCGCGGGTAGTTGGTGGGCACAAGAGCGAGAGGACATCATTATGAAATACGAAAAG GGACACCGAGCTGGGCTGCCAGAGGACAAGGGGCCTAAGCCTTTTCGAAGCTACAACAACAACGTCGATCATTTGGGGATTGTACA GTCCTGCCCCTCCTGGGAGTCAGCCCCACAGGAAGGCCCTTGTCCTCCCTTCCCTGTGCCTTCTCCTGGGCTGAGCCCTGAGCTGGAAAGGGACAGAGCCAGTCCTTTCTGGGGGTCGGCACCCAGGCTGGGGCCGCTCCAGGCCCCGTGCAGTTCCTCAGCTCTGCCTGGGTTGCCTTACAGTGAGACGGAGCTGCCTCCTCTGACTGCGCGGGAGGCGAAG CAAATTCGGCGGGAGATCAGCCGAAAGAGCAAGTGGGTGGATATGCTGGGAGACTGGGAGAAATACAAAAGCAGCAGAAAG CTCATAGATCGAGCGTACAAGGGAATGCCCATGAACATCCGGGGCCCGATGTGGTCAGTCCTCCTGAACATTGAGGAAATGAAGTTGAAAAACCCCGGAAGATACCAG ATCATGAAGGAGAAGGGCAAGAGGTCATCTGAGCACATCCAGCGCATCGACCGGGACATAAGCGGGACATTAAGGAAGCATATGTTCTTCAGGGATCGATACGGAACCAA GCAGCGGGAACTACTCCACATCCTCCTGGCATATGAGGAGTATAACCCG GAGGTGGGCTACTGCAGGGACCTGAGCCACATCGCCGCCTTGTTCCTCCTCTATTTTCCTGAGGAGGATGCATTCTGGGCACTGGTGCAGCTGCTGGCCAGTGAGAGGCACTCCCTGCAGG GATTTCACAGCCCAAATGGCGGGACCGTCCAGGGGCTCCAAGACCAACAGGAGCATGTGGTAGCCACGTCACAATCCAAGACCATGGGGCATCAG GACAAGAAAGATCTATGTGGGCAGTGTTCCCCGTTAGGCTGCCTCATCCGGATATTGATTGACGGG ATCTCTCTCGGGCTCACCCTGCGCCTGTGGGACGTGTATCTGGTAGAAGGCGAACAGGCGTTGATGCCGATAACAAGAATCGCCTTTAAGGTTCAGCAGA AGCGCCTCACGAAGACGTCCAGGTGTGGCCCGTGGGCACGTTTTTGCAACCGGTTCGTTGATACCTGGGCCAGGGATGAGGACACTGTGCTCAAGCATCTTAGGGCCTCTATGAAGAAACTAACAAGAAAGCAGGGGGACCTGCCACCCCCAG CCAAACCCGAGCAAGGGTCGTCGGCATCCAGGCCTGTGCCGGCTTCACGTGGCGGGAAGACCCTCTGCAAGGGGGACAGGCAGGCCCCTCCAGGCCCACCAGCCCGGTTCCCGCGGCCCATTTGGTCAGCTTCCCCGCCACGGGCACCTCGTTCTTCCACACCCTGTCCTGGTGGGGCTGTCCGGGAAGACACCTACCCTGTGGGCACTCAGGGTGTGCCCAGCCcggccctggctcagggaggaCCTCAGGGTTCCTGGAGATTCCTGCAGTGGAACTCCATGCCCCGCCTCCCAACGGACCTGGACGTAGAGGGCCCTTGGTTCCGCCATTATGATTTCAGACAGAGCTGCTGGGTCCGTGCCATATCCCAGGAGGACCAGCTGGCCCCCTGCTGGCAGGCTGAACACCCTGCGGAGCGGGTGAGATCGGCTTTCGCTGCACCCAGCACTGATTCCGACCAGGGCACCCCCTTCAGAGCTAGGGACGAACAGCAGtatgctcccacctcagggccttgcCTCTGCGGCCTCCACTTGGAAAGTTCTCAGTTCCCTCCAGGCTTCTAG
- the TBC1D3B gene encoding TBC1 domain family member 3B (The RefSeq protein has 3 substitutions compared to this genomic sequence) produces the protein MDVVEVAGSWWAQEREDIIMKYEKGHRAGLPEDKGPKPFRSYNNNVDHLGIVHETELPPLTAREAKQIRREISRKSKWVDMLGDWEKYKSSRKLIDRAYKGMPMNIRGPMWSVLLNIEEMKLKNPGRYQIMKEKGKRSSEHIQRIDRDISGTLRKHMFFRDRYGTKQRELLHILLAYEEYNPEVGYCRDLSHIAALFLLYLPEEDAFWALVQLLASERHSLQGFHSPNGGTVQGLQDQQEHVVATSQSKTMGHQDKKDLCGQCSPLGCLIRILIDGISLGLTLRLWDVYLVEGEQALMPITRIAFKVQQKRLTKTSRCGPWARFCNRFVDTWARDEDTVLKHLRASMKKLTRKQGDLPPPAKPEQGSSASRPVPASRGRKTLCKGDRQAPPGPPARFPRPIWSASPPRAPRSSTPCPGGAVREDTYPVGTQGVPSPALAQGGPQGSWRFLQWNSMPRLPTDLDVEGPWFRHYDFRQSCWVRAISQEDQLAPCWQAEHPAERVRSAFAAPSTDSDQGTPFRARDEQQCAPTSGPCLCGLHLESSQFPPGF, from the exons ATGGACGTGGTAGAGGTCGCGGGTAGTTGGTGGGCACAAGAGCGAGAGGACATCATTATGAAATACGAAAAG GGACACCGAGCTGGGCTGCCAGAGGACAAGGGGCCTAAGCCTTTTCGAAGCTACAACAACAACGTCGATCATTTGGGGATTGTACA TGAGACGGAGCTGCCTCCTCTGACTGCGCGGGAGGCGAAG CAAATTCGGCGGGAGATCAGCCGAAAGAGCAAGTGGGTGGATATGCTGGGAGACTGGGAGAAATACAAAAGCAGCAGAAAG CTCATAGATCGAGCGTACAAGGGAATGCCCATGAACATCCGGGGCCCGATGTGGTCAGTCCTCCTGAACATTGAGGAAATGAAGTTGAAAAACCCCGGAAGATACCAG ATCATGAAGGAGAAGGGCAAGAGGTCATCTGAGCACATCCAGCGCATCGACCGGGACATAAGCGGGACATTAAGGAAGCATATGTTCTTCAGGGATCGATACGGAACCAA GCAGCGGGAACTACTCCACATCCTCCTGGCATATGAGGAGTATAACCCG GAGGTGGGCTACTGCAGGGACCTGAGCCACATCGCCGCCTTGTTCCTCCTCTATTTTCCTGAGGAGGATGCATTCTGGGCACTGGTGCAGCTGCTGGCCAGTGAGAGGCACTCCCTGCAGG GATTTCACAGCCCAAATGGCGGGACCGTCCAGGGGCTCCAAGACCAACAGGAGCATGTGGTAGCCACGTCACAATCCAAGACCATGGGGCATCAG GACAAGAAAGATCTATGTGGGCAGTGTTCCCCGTTAGGCTGCCTCATCCGGATATTGATTGACGGG ATCTCTCTCGGGCTCACCCTGCGCCTGTGGGACGTGTATCTGGTAGAAGGCGAACAGGCGTTGATGCCGATAACAAGAATCGCCTTTAAGGTTCAGCAGA AGCGCCTCACGAAGACGTCCAGGTGTGGCCCGTGGGCACGTTTTTGCAACCGGTTCGTTGATACCTGGGCCAGGGATGAGGACACTGTGCTCAAGCATCTTAGGGCCTCTATGAAGAAACTAACAAGAAAGCAGGGGGACCTGCCACCCCCAG CCAAACCCGAGCAAGGGTCGTCGGCATCCAGGCCTGTGCCGGCTTCACGTGGCGGGAAGACCCTCTGCAAGGGGGACAGGCAGGCCCCTCCAGGCCCACCAGCCCGGTTCCCGCGGCCCATTTGGTCAGCTTCCCCGCCACGGGCACCTCGTTCTTCCACACCCTGTCCTGGTGGGGCTGTCCGGGAAGACACCTACCCTGTGGGCACTCAGGGTGTGCCCAGCCcggccctggctcagggaggaCCTCAGGGTTCCTGGAGATTCCTGCAGTGGAACTCCATGCCCCGCCTCCCAACGGACCTGGACGTAGAGGGCCCTTGGTTCCGCCATTATGATTTCAGACAGAGCTGCTGGGTCCGTGCCATATCCCAGGAGGACCAGCTGGCCCCCTGCTGGCAGGCTGAACACCCTGCGGAGCGGGTGAGATCGGCTTTCGCTGCACCCAGCACTGATTCCGACCAGGGCACCCCCTTCAGAGCTAGGGACGAACAGCAGtatgctcccacctcagggccttgcCTCTGCGGCCTCCACTTGGAAAGTTCTCAGTTCCCTCCAGGCTTCTAG
- the LOC128966684 gene encoding uncharacterized protein LOC128966684, with amino-acid sequence MALHLSRVSRRRGWGPYLRSLRIQHRSSPVQPPAKPPEDEPDAEGYEWTIAVSFQLADFAPLHWLRLDGPGFGVLSTGPERWEVWGHPLWVSRFRGWAPGSRRGARSLPASPLGAQARAAACVPGKGGAASRGDTPCSRQPSRSPLAGRSVRAPQRRVGAGAGWRGGPGLGPVRPPGWRAGRRTRRTAGPGRLSFGKTLAVPPLVSVDPAVAFSRAADLCPPVAPAVLEQKGPPSSRTEPRAPSPMEQASAGVPRLRPGRRALWHLFPPPRVPVRPGRDWLGNRGRKRSQSSKESGQLFRGSLQTPGQARKHLYGPSLCPTTR; translated from the exons ATGGCTCTCCACTTGTCCCGAGTGTCACGACGACGAGGATGGGGACCATATCTTCGGAGCCTGAGGATCCAACACAGGTCCAGCCCTGTGCAGCCGCCCGCCAAGCCGCCAGAGGACGAGCCGGACGCCGAAGGCTACGAGTGGACGATTGCAGTTAGTTTCCAACTCGCCGACTTCGCGCCCCTCCACTGGCTCCGGCTTGATGGTCCCGGCTTCGGGGTGCTCTCG ACCGGACCAGAGAGGTGGGAAGTTTGGGGGCACCCGCTGTGGGTGTCCCGTTTCCGGGGCTGGGCTCCGGGGAGCCGGCGCGGCGCCCGCTCCCTGCCCGCCAGCCCTTTGGGAGCTCAGGCGCGGGCAGCCGCTTGTGTTCCTGGGAAGGGCGGAGCTGCGTCCCGGGGAGACACGCCTTGCAGCCGGCAGCCTAGTCGCTCCCCGCTGGCCGGCCGCTCCGTGAGGGCCCCGCAGCGGAGGGTCGGGGCTGGGGCGGGCTGGAGAGGGGGCCCCGGGCTGGGGCCGGTTCGGCCTCCCGGGTGGCGCGCGGGCCGAAGAACTAGGAGGACCGCCGGGCCGGGCCGCTTGTCCTTTGGAAAAACCTTGGCGGTTCCTCCTCTGGTGTCCGTGGACCCCGCCGTGGCGTTCTCCAGGGCCGCGGACCTTTGCCCACCGGTCGCGCCAGCTGTCCTGGAGCAGAAAGGACCCCCCTCCTCCCGGACCGAGCCCCGAGCCCCGAGCCCCATGGAGCAGGCAAGCGCCGGAGTCCCGAGGCTAAGGCCCGGCCGGCGGGCGCTCTGGCACCTTTTCCCGCCCCCGAGGGTGCCTGTCCGGCCCGGCCGGGACTGGCTGGGAAACCGAGGCCGGAAGAGGTCGCAGTCCAGCAAGGAATCG GGGCAGCTCTTCCGTGGTTCCTTGCAGACCCCAGGTCAGGCCAGAAAACACCTCTATGGCCCTTCCCTGTGTCCCACCACCAGATAG
- the TBC1D3B gene encoding TBC1 domain family member 3B isoform X2 encodes MDVVEVAGSWWAQEREDIIMKYEKGHRAGLPEDKGPKPFRSYNNNVDHLGIVQSCPSWESAPQEGPCPPFPVPSPGLSPELERDRASPFWGSAPRLGPLQAPCSSSALPGLPYSETELPPLTAREAKQIRREISRKSKWVDMLGDWEKYKSSRKLIDRAYKGMPMNIRGPMWSVLLNIEEMKLKNPGRYQIMKEKGKRSSEHIQRIDRDISGTLRKHMFFRDRYGTKQRELLHILLAYEEYNPEVGYCRDLSHIAALFLLYFPEEDAFWALVQLLASERHSLQGFHSPNGGTVQGLQDQQEHVVATSQSKTMGHQDKKDLCGQCSPLGCLIRILIDGISLGLTLRLWDVYLVEGEQALMPITRIAFKVQQTKPEQGSSASRPVPASRGGKTLCKGDRQAPPGPPARFPRPIWSASPPRAPRSSTPCPGGAVREDTYPVGTQGVPSPALAQGGPQGSWRFLQWNSMPRLPTDLDVEGPWFRHYDFRQSCWVRAISQEDQLAPCWQAEHPAERVRSAFAAPSTDSDQGTPFRARDEQQYAPTSGPCLCGLHLESSQFPPGF; translated from the exons ATGGACGTGGTAGAGGTCGCGGGTAGTTGGTGGGCACAAGAGCGAGAGGACATCATTATGAAATACGAAAAG GGACACCGAGCTGGGCTGCCAGAGGACAAGGGGCCTAAGCCTTTTCGAAGCTACAACAACAACGTCGATCATTTGGGGATTGTACA GTCCTGCCCCTCCTGGGAGTCAGCCCCACAGGAAGGCCCTTGTCCTCCCTTCCCTGTGCCTTCTCCTGGGCTGAGCCCTGAGCTGGAAAGGGACAGAGCCAGTCCTTTCTGGGGGTCGGCACCCAGGCTGGGGCCGCTCCAGGCCCCGTGCAGTTCCTCAGCTCTGCCTGGGTTGCCTTACAGTGAGACGGAGCTGCCTCCTCTGACTGCGCGGGAGGCGAAG CAAATTCGGCGGGAGATCAGCCGAAAGAGCAAGTGGGTGGATATGCTGGGAGACTGGGAGAAATACAAAAGCAGCAGAAAG CTCATAGATCGAGCGTACAAGGGAATGCCCATGAACATCCGGGGCCCGATGTGGTCAGTCCTCCTGAACATTGAGGAAATGAAGTTGAAAAACCCCGGAAGATACCAG ATCATGAAGGAGAAGGGCAAGAGGTCATCTGAGCACATCCAGCGCATCGACCGGGACATAAGCGGGACATTAAGGAAGCATATGTTCTTCAGGGATCGATACGGAACCAA GCAGCGGGAACTACTCCACATCCTCCTGGCATATGAGGAGTATAACCCG GAGGTGGGCTACTGCAGGGACCTGAGCCACATCGCCGCCTTGTTCCTCCTCTATTTTCCTGAGGAGGATGCATTCTGGGCACTGGTGCAGCTGCTGGCCAGTGAGAGGCACTCCCTGCAGG GATTTCACAGCCCAAATGGCGGGACCGTCCAGGGGCTCCAAGACCAACAGGAGCATGTGGTAGCCACGTCACAATCCAAGACCATGGGGCATCAG GACAAGAAAGATCTATGTGGGCAGTGTTCCCCGTTAGGCTGCCTCATCCGGATATTGATTGACGGG ATCTCTCTCGGGCTCACCCTGCGCCTGTGGGACGTGTATCTGGTAGAAGGCGAACAGGCGTTGATGCCGATAACAAGAATCGCCTTTAAGGTTCAGCAGA CCAAACCCGAGCAAGGGTCGTCGGCATCCAGGCCTGTGCCGGCTTCACGTGGCGGGAAGACCCTCTGCAAGGGGGACAGGCAGGCCCCTCCAGGCCCACCAGCCCGGTTCCCGCGGCCCATTTGGTCAGCTTCCCCGCCACGGGCACCTCGTTCTTCCACACCCTGTCCTGGTGGGGCTGTCCGGGAAGACACCTACCCTGTGGGCACTCAGGGTGTGCCCAGCCcggccctggctcagggaggaCCTCAGGGTTCCTGGAGATTCCTGCAGTGGAACTCCATGCCCCGCCTCCCAACGGACCTGGACGTAGAGGGCCCTTGGTTCCGCCATTATGATTTCAGACAGAGCTGCTGGGTCCGTGCCATATCCCAGGAGGACCAGCTGGCCCCCTGCTGGCAGGCTGAACACCCTGCGGAGCGGGTGAGATCGGCTTTCGCTGCACCCAGCACTGATTCCGACCAGGGCACCCCCTTCAGAGCTAGGGACGAACAGCAGtatgctcccacctcagggccttgcCTCTGCGGCCTCCACTTGGAAAGTTCTCAGTTCCCTCCAGGCTTCTAG